In Ruminiclostridium papyrosolvens DSM 2782, the following proteins share a genomic window:
- a CDS encoding type I polyketide synthase, translating to MKKFLEFIFKNVANKELDSKIAESIIREHQAEMNDRPASENSIKDIAVIGMSCNFGKSENLQEFWLNIEQGIDCLEEVPEYRWDKEKRYSADRKALKSYSKWGSFAGRANKFDSDFFNQSEISSMVTDPQQRLFLHLCWEALENAGYGSRDSRRGDDIGVFVGVRGNVYNTETFVSNKNMSDMSRKDSIEFIRSVLLGKAPNMVAAAVSNYLDLKGPSMAVDTACSSSLVSIHLACQSIINGDCDMSIAGGIEVIVDPNTYVYLSQINALSPEGKCKTFDKNADGYVPGEGGGAVILKSLDKAIKDKDNIIAVIKGTAVNNDGYTVGVTTPDIEGQKRVIKKAYRKAGVKPDSVTLIEAHGTGTFLGDPTEFRALTEVFRENTDKFNFCALGTVKSNIGHLHSAAGIASFIKIALALNKGRIPATLNCNEPNPRFNLISSPFYISDKTTNWEVDKIKRRAGISSFGFGGTNCHIVLEEHPSEYTKKEAETIENHLAVYSAKDNEALKRVICNNLEYLNSNFVQPEDYSYTLNTGRELFEKRICVSFKNVEELRGKLSALIDDKEKQFSLSENAASKSSETPKTALVFPGQGSQYYGMAKELYIRAESFREAFNKCDTAFSKYLGQSIKEIIYSSDVSKDLINQTAITQPVVFAIDYSMGRMWLDLGIKPDAVLGHSIGEYAAACIAGVFTLEEAARIVVKRAALMNSIDCNGGMMVVFADEATVRKVSGDTLPKLEAGISIAAINGPSNIVISGTNKDLEIVKSKLSTLNINTRELAVSHPFHSKLMAPILEEFRNEFNSIKMKRAQIPLVSNLTGDFKYNFDADYWQEHIIEPVRFYQSIVFLTDNNYDIFIEAGPGTTAATMLKRIEQCSQKVIIPTLNKYDSDWDSLTGAISTVIKEGLEINFNVLYSKRNKIELPTYPFSYREYWINQERSSDIKHSSEEHKNTNGLAYALFDNIKIVSENEIHLEKTVTTEDLEVIRNHVVGDNVIMPGVCFWEMAQIASLFGYGKVPVALKRITYPSALIIDKKENSRYRLILDKEKGKFTVSAYNKKSEQLWEQVALGTIEEVNTADNSLTDISGIKKRLNYRYFSGRELNEKFKEKGLFYGEKFYSVTNAWGGQNEALTELRFKADMLSENYMYHPGILDGALQGIALVQEVAEDTRTFIPYRVEQIDFYGRLPEDCFGYVSLVKYNTEKGIIEFNVSITDIYGNVKISIKKMCLKAVNMQSNEAIVTREKQIKEYYTPYWTEIEKEQIKPLTLKTLLVFEDIKGKDSPLVKFYENRGCKVIKVSKEFSYKKINEDQYNINPYNKEDYQNLFSSLHKDGIAAEGIIYAFDLNRQEVADNHFAAVEDMAGGKVLGLIALINSMRVYNLDETHIAVVTSNAFIVNSHDKGYNYPQAAVAGLIRTIPHEYGNIKGVLIDIEENSLENERTLKLIADYLMNQYKKEIVSIRNGRLFAQTFKKENFCINQDMNLPLQDQGVYVIAGGLGGIGLEIAKAIAAKVKARLILIGRSPFPERSKWQSHETEENKALLKKIKSIQDIEAKGSQVITLAVDVCNEKQLTSALESIRTKFDHINGVINAAGILEDALINRVTKEVYEKVTKAKILGSCLLDYATNKDNLDFFVIFSAMVTYFGNAGQAAYSCANAFEDSFAAYRNFVKGKKTIVINWGVWEEVGLVADSVSKKSLEERGIIPLSTSEAIEGFYSCLTEKHFQFGIGKLSKDLENKLISRLITTKLSRSISNSLSGHFTMDIEKLLKEYLLKKINELRENSSKPMNYKTSFLDAGLDSITIVNFTENFENETGIKLYPTVLFEYPTIQELSKYLLKNNNSVLDKILNENLILGDEKTDYAEIENTETEVVSEKEQNLILSTDIAVIGMSGSFPGASNVNEYWQNLMNGINCVKEVPSERWDWREYYHPDKQKGKTYCKWGGFIDEIDLFDPLFFNLSPKEATVLDPQQRFLLKATWETLEDAGYADGKLFGTRTGVFVGVSNHNYFDEAFDEDNNYSGLATANAIAANRLSYFFDLKGPSMSIDTQCSSSLVALHEACKSIIIGESDYAIAGGVNFLIPKDYYILLSQMEAVSKDGSCKTFDKKANGFISGEGVGVLLLKRLSDAITDRDNIHCVIKATEVNHDGKSGSLTAPNSKSQSELIKRCIGKAKVNPETITYIETHGTGTSLGDPIEIKGLTEAFTEYTDKRSYCALGAVKSNIGHLESAAGMAGIIKVIMAMKNKTIPGNLHFEEKNAFIDFANSPFYVLDKPIKWQTYGNPMRAGISSFGMGGTNGHVILEQAPEYKKYDSSDENNVSYPVVLSAKSYSALKKSIIKLTEYLEDKPHLQIKDISYTLNTGRYNFNYRVAIVAASVAELTYSLQQISSNNFEYWQSHKIFYGSTNGNDAISHLTASEDEIVKAVVVIPTHDRSIFNNIVKFTNKYFQKNRVFMEVLDEYEKAVNKIGMSIKKCLQPEVVCLDNEAKIFTFAFTVSMIKFLETLGIKTVQVIAPDNSEIIMAASEKRRSPEECIRKVLENNEEGTLNASQVIDSNYIINLGRRDYLDILGIPDEQAGIFNILEDESFDTDSVNTLISKIYVKGGKINFNAIYSDSERKTSLPTYSFQPKSYWNRKKLKDVSREEIVAVTEAKHDVQKAQDYFYKWFWQEVKENTPLTFENSFVWVVFCDKQELYANIRESLKTRNQKVILVFADDKYYKKDSCNYTINSYLEEDYKVLFKDIIKDFGRVDTVINLWAYTNTEFQETTYASVYGLLGIALGLNANLKGNTEVNLISITNHSLEVEDIDKGKISVGGYPVHMLSRLISAEIKNIAARSIDFNGLEASKEVVEDVIFKYSLTKNGFSELAYRHGKAYIRMLKKNTLQKPEILNSVWKDGGVYVITGGATGIGAEIGLHIAKKVKAAVILIGRTKLPEKSEFREYLERGDQKAVIEKIENIIKIQEAGAKVEYYNGDISDELKTIEILDNISKRFGHITGILHCAGAKRDGIITAKSFKDFQYAIAAKVSGISNIKKAIEGKSVDFVVAFSSIAALYGTPGQSDYSSANALMDAFINDWSGNTETFVTSINWTLWDGAGMDIPLLAKRKMENDGLLPLEISDGITALERLLQDRKASNYIVMKLSESDKFIKDLFESKMRNPMSDKNGLFLSGTQSSKNMSVHKTTNTFEKETKEFLLKMLSELLYLEATDIDTSRGLDEYGMDSLAIKEALAALEKQYDTVLEPSLFEENPTIDKLVVYLADRLSKNIQYQTEEAFNNSGESEISEDIATDSDEDKIEHLLCKLYEGTINTKDAKEKIARLLSVSED from the coding sequence ATGAAAAAATTTCTTGAATTTATATTTAAAAATGTAGCTAATAAAGAGCTGGATAGTAAGATTGCTGAATCAATAATAAGAGAACACCAGGCAGAAATGAATGACAGACCGGCTTCAGAAAACAGTATTAAGGATATAGCTGTTATAGGTATGTCATGTAATTTTGGAAAGTCAGAAAATCTTCAGGAATTTTGGCTCAATATTGAGCAGGGTATAGATTGTCTGGAAGAGGTGCCTGAATATCGATGGGATAAGGAAAAAAGATACAGTGCTGATAGGAAGGCTCTGAAAAGTTATAGTAAGTGGGGAAGCTTTGCCGGAAGGGCAAACAAGTTTGATTCAGATTTCTTCAATCAATCCGAGATAAGTTCAATGGTAACAGACCCTCAGCAAAGATTATTTTTACATCTTTGCTGGGAAGCTTTGGAGAACGCAGGCTATGGCAGTCGTGACAGCAGAAGGGGAGATGACATAGGAGTATTTGTTGGGGTCAGAGGAAATGTATATAATACTGAAACCTTTGTAAGCAATAAGAATATGTCCGACATGTCCCGAAAGGACAGCATTGAATTTATACGTTCAGTACTGCTTGGAAAGGCGCCAAATATGGTAGCAGCAGCAGTTTCAAATTATTTAGACCTCAAGGGGCCTTCAATGGCGGTTGATACAGCATGTTCTTCCTCTTTGGTAAGCATACATCTTGCCTGTCAAAGTATAATTAACGGGGACTGCGATATGTCTATAGCAGGAGGAATTGAAGTAATAGTAGATCCTAATACTTACGTTTATTTAAGTCAGATAAATGCATTGTCCCCTGAGGGTAAATGCAAAACCTTTGACAAAAATGCAGATGGATACGTACCGGGAGAAGGCGGTGGGGCTGTAATCCTAAAGTCTCTGGATAAAGCTATAAAGGATAAGGACAATATAATTGCTGTAATAAAAGGAACCGCAGTAAATAATGATGGATACACTGTAGGAGTTACTACGCCGGATATTGAAGGACAGAAGAGAGTTATTAAAAAAGCTTATAGGAAAGCTGGTGTAAAACCTGATTCAGTTACCTTAATAGAAGCTCATGGAACGGGAACATTTTTGGGGGACCCCACTGAATTCAGAGCACTTACAGAAGTATTCAGGGAAAACACGGATAAATTTAATTTTTGTGCTTTAGGAACGGTGAAATCAAATATCGGGCATTTACATTCTGCTGCGGGGATAGCTAGCTTTATAAAGATAGCTCTAGCATTAAATAAAGGAAGAATACCGGCAACCTTAAACTGTAATGAGCCAAATCCGAGATTTAATCTAATTTCATCTCCCTTCTATATTTCAGACAAAACAACCAATTGGGAAGTTGACAAGATAAAAAGAAGGGCAGGAATAAGTTCCTTTGGGTTTGGTGGAACTAACTGTCATATAGTTCTTGAGGAACATCCGTCAGAGTATACAAAAAAAGAGGCAGAAACTATAGAAAACCATTTAGCTGTGTATTCTGCAAAGGATAATGAAGCCCTTAAAAGGGTTATATGCAATAATTTAGAGTACCTTAATAGTAACTTTGTTCAACCGGAGGATTACTCATATACATTAAACACAGGAAGAGAGCTTTTTGAAAAGCGTATATGTGTTAGTTTTAAAAATGTAGAAGAATTAAGGGGCAAACTCTCAGCATTAATTGATGATAAAGAAAAGCAGTTTTCTTTATCAGAAAATGCAGCTTCAAAGAGCAGTGAGACACCTAAAACAGCATTGGTATTTCCCGGACAAGGCAGTCAATACTATGGTATGGCGAAAGAACTTTATATCAGAGCAGAAAGTTTTAGAGAAGCTTTTAATAAATGTGATACTGCTTTCAGTAAATATTTAGGGCAGTCTATAAAAGAGATTATTTATTCTTCAGATGTATCCAAAGATTTGATAAATCAAACGGCTATTACTCAACCTGTTGTCTTTGCAATAGATTATTCAATGGGCAGAATGTGGTTAGATTTAGGTATAAAGCCCGATGCAGTTCTCGGACATAGTATAGGGGAGTATGCAGCTGCTTGTATTGCAGGTGTATTTACATTGGAGGAGGCTGCTCGAATAGTTGTAAAAAGAGCGGCACTGATGAATTCCATTGATTGCAACGGAGGAATGATGGTAGTTTTTGCTGATGAAGCTACAGTCAGAAAAGTTTCCGGTGATACTTTACCGAAACTTGAAGCAGGTATTTCCATTGCCGCAATTAATGGCCCGTCCAATATTGTAATATCAGGTACAAATAAGGATTTAGAAATAGTAAAGAGTAAATTATCAACATTAAATATAAATACAAGGGAATTGGCTGTTTCTCATCCCTTCCATTCTAAATTAATGGCTCCTATTCTGGAGGAATTCAGAAATGAATTCAACTCTATAAAAATGAAAAGGGCACAGATACCATTGGTAAGCAATCTTACCGGTGATTTTAAATACAATTTTGATGCTGATTACTGGCAAGAACATATTATTGAGCCTGTGAGGTTTTACCAAAGTATAGTATTTTTGACTGACAATAATTATGACATTTTTATAGAGGCGGGTCCCGGAACAACCGCTGCAACTATGTTAAAAAGGATTGAACAGTGCTCACAAAAAGTAATAATACCAACATTAAACAAATATGACAGTGATTGGGATAGCTTGACGGGAGCCATTTCCACCGTTATTAAAGAAGGTTTGGAAATTAATTTTAATGTTTTATATAGCAAAAGAAATAAAATAGAGCTTCCAACCTATCCCTTTAGCTACAGAGAGTATTGGATAAATCAGGAGAGGTCTTCTGACATCAAGCATTCAAGTGAAGAACACAAGAATACAAATGGATTAGCATATGCTTTGTTTGATAATATAAAAATCGTTTCAGAGAATGAAATTCACCTTGAAAAGACTGTTACAACTGAAGACTTGGAAGTAATAAGGAATCATGTGGTTGGTGACAATGTAATTATGCCCGGAGTCTGTTTTTGGGAAATGGCGCAGATAGCGTCTCTATTCGGATATGGAAAAGTTCCTGTAGCCTTGAAGAGAATAACTTATCCGTCTGCACTGATTATTGATAAAAAAGAGAACAGCCGATACAGGCTGATACTTGATAAAGAAAAAGGCAAATTCACAGTTTCAGCGTACAATAAAAAGTCTGAACAGCTGTGGGAACAGGTTGCGCTAGGTACTATTGAAGAGGTTAATACTGCAGACAATTCGCTAACAGATATATCAGGCATAAAGAAGCGGTTAAATTACCGTTACTTCTCAGGCAGAGAGTTAAATGAAAAATTTAAGGAAAAGGGATTATTTTATGGAGAAAAGTTCTATTCCGTTACTAATGCCTGGGGAGGACAGAATGAGGCACTGACAGAATTAAGGTTCAAGGCTGATATGTTATCAGAAAATTATATGTATCATCCGGGAATTTTAGATGGTGCACTTCAGGGAATAGCTTTAGTACAGGAAGTGGCAGAAGATACTCGTACCTTTATACCATATAGAGTAGAGCAGATAGACTTCTATGGAAGGCTTCCGGAAGACTGTTTCGGTTATGTAAGTTTAGTCAAATACAATACAGAAAAAGGCATTATAGAATTTAATGTTTCTATTACTGATATTTACGGTAATGTAAAAATATCAATAAAGAAAATGTGTCTCAAGGCTGTAAATATGCAGTCAAATGAAGCAATAGTGACAAGAGAAAAACAGATTAAAGAGTATTATACACCTTATTGGACTGAGATAGAAAAAGAGCAAATAAAGCCCTTAACTTTAAAGACCCTTTTAGTATTTGAAGATATTAAAGGAAAGGATTCACCCTTAGTAAAATTTTATGAAAACAGGGGCTGCAAAGTAATAAAGGTAAGTAAAGAATTCTCATATAAAAAGATAAATGAAGACCAATACAATATTAATCCATATAACAAGGAAGATTATCAGAACTTGTTCAGCAGCCTTCATAAAGACGGTATAGCAGCCGAAGGAATTATATATGCATTTGATTTAAACAGACAGGAAGTTGCTGATAACCATTTTGCTGCAGTTGAAGATATGGCCGGAGGCAAAGTATTAGGGCTTATAGCTTTAATCAACTCCATGAGAGTTTATAATTTAGATGAAACTCATATTGCAGTAGTTACCAGTAATGCTTTTATAGTAAATAGTCACGATAAAGGCTATAACTACCCTCAGGCAGCCGTGGCAGGATTAATACGCACCATTCCTCATGAATATGGCAATATTAAAGGAGTACTTATAGATATTGAAGAAAATTCTCTGGAAAATGAAAGGACATTGAAGCTTATAGCGGACTACTTAATGAACCAATATAAGAAGGAAATCGTTTCAATAAGAAATGGAAGGCTTTTTGCTCAAACCTTTAAAAAGGAAAATTTCTGCATAAATCAAGATATGAATCTGCCATTACAAGACCAAGGCGTATATGTTATAGCAGGAGGTCTGGGAGGAATAGGTTTAGAAATTGCAAAGGCAATAGCAGCAAAGGTTAAGGCGAGACTGATATTGATAGGGAGAAGCCCTTTTCCAGAGAGAAGTAAGTGGCAAAGTCACGAGACAGAAGAAAACAAAGCATTACTTAAAAAAATAAAGAGTATTCAAGACATAGAGGCAAAGGGAAGCCAAGTAATAACTTTAGCTGTAGATGTATGTAATGAGAAACAGTTAACCTCTGCTTTGGAGTCAATAAGAACAAAGTTTGACCATATTAACGGAGTTATAAATGCTGCAGGTATTTTAGAGGATGCCTTAATAAACAGGGTAACAAAAGAAGTGTATGAGAAAGTAACCAAAGCAAAAATTCTAGGTTCCTGTTTGTTAGACTATGCAACAAATAAGGATAACTTGGACTTCTTCGTTATCTTCTCAGCCATGGTTACATACTTCGGGAATGCAGGACAAGCAGCCTACAGTTGCGCAAATGCTTTTGAAGATTCCTTTGCTGCATATAGAAATTTTGTTAAGGGCAAAAAAACCATAGTTATTAACTGGGGAGTATGGGAAGAGGTTGGACTGGTAGCCGATTCTGTGAGCAAGAAGTCTTTGGAGGAAAGAGGAATCATTCCACTAAGTACCAGTGAGGCGATTGAAGGGTTTTATTCCTGCTTAACTGAAAAGCATTTCCAGTTTGGTATCGGAAAATTAAGTAAGGACTTAGAAAATAAGCTTATTAGCAGATTAATTACAACAAAGCTAAGCAGAAGCATTTCAAATAGTTTATCCGGTCATTTTACAATGGATATTGAGAAGCTTTTAAAGGAATATTTATTAAAAAAGATAAATGAGCTTAGAGAAAACAGCAGTAAACCTATGAATTATAAGACTAGTTTCTTGGACGCAGGACTGGATTCTATAACTATTGTTAACTTTACAGAAAACTTTGAAAATGAAACCGGAATAAAGCTTTATCCTACGGTGCTTTTTGAGTATCCTACAATACAGGAGCTTTCAAAGTATTTATTAAAGAATAACAATAGTGTGTTAGACAAGATTTTAAATGAAAACTTGATTCTTGGGGATGAAAAGACAGATTATGCAGAGATTGAGAACACTGAGACGGAGGTTGTTTCCGAAAAAGAACAGAATCTCATTTTGTCAACGGATATTGCTGTTATAGGCATGTCGGGCAGTTTTCCCGGAGCAAGTAATGTTAATGAATATTGGCAGAACCTGATGAACGGAATTAATTGTGTAAAGGAGGTTCCGTCTGAGAGATGGGATTGGAGGGAGTATTACCATCCTGACAAGCAAAAGGGAAAAACCTATTGTAAGTGGGGCGGTTTTATAGATGAAATTGATTTATTTGATCCGCTGTTCTTTAATTTGTCCCCAAAGGAAGCAACTGTATTGGACCCTCAGCAACGATTCTTATTAAAAGCGACTTGGGAAACCTTGGAGGATGCAGGCTATGCTGACGGAAAACTTTTTGGTACTCGTACAGGAGTATTTGTGGGGGTTTCAAATCACAATTACTTTGATGAAGCGTTTGATGAGGATAATAACTACAGTGGTTTAGCCACAGCCAACGCTATAGCTGCCAACAGACTATCGTATTTTTTTGATTTAAAAGGGCCCAGTATGAGTATAGATACCCAATGCTCATCTTCTTTGGTTGCGCTGCATGAAGCCTGTAAAAGTATAATTATTGGGGAATCTGATTATGCAATAGCCGGGGGAGTTAATTTCTTGATTCCAAAGGATTACTATATACTTCTCAGTCAGATGGAGGCTGTGTCAAAGGATGGAAGTTGTAAGACCTTTGACAAAAAGGCAAATGGATTTATATCCGGAGAAGGTGTTGGAGTGCTCCTTTTAAAGAGGCTATCAGACGCCATAACAGACAGAGATAATATTCATTGTGTAATCAAAGCCACTGAAGTTAATCATGATGGTAAATCTGGAAGCCTGACAGCACCTAACAGTAAATCTCAGTCTGAATTAATAAAGAGATGTATTGGAAAAGCGAAAGTAAATCCTGAAACAATAACTTACATAGAAACTCATGGAACAGGAACATCCTTAGGAGACCCTATTGAAATAAAAGGTCTTACAGAGGCTTTTACTGAATATACCGACAAAAGAAGCTATTGTGCTTTAGGTGCAGTAAAAAGTAATATCGGACATCTGGAATCAGCCGCAGGTATGGCAGGCATAATTAAAGTAATAATGGCTATGAAGAATAAAACTATTCCCGGAAATCTTCATTTTGAAGAAAAAAATGCATTTATTGATTTTGCAAACTCACCTTTTTATGTTTTAGACAAGCCTATAAAGTGGCAAACCTATGGTAATCCAATGAGAGCCGGGATAAGTTCATTTGGAATGGGAGGAACCAACGGCCATGTGATTTTAGAGCAGGCACCAGAATATAAAAAATATGATAGTTCTGATGAGAACAATGTAAGTTATCCGGTGGTTTTGTCAGCTAAAAGTTATAGTGCTTTAAAGAAATCAATAATAAAGCTTACAGAATACTTAGAGGACAAACCGCATTTACAAATTAAGGATATTTCATATACGTTAAATACGGGAAGATACAATTTTAATTATAGAGTTGCTATAGTAGCCGCCAGTGTGGCTGAGTTAACCTATTCACTGCAACAAATCAGCTCAAATAATTTTGAGTACTGGCAATCTCATAAGATATTTTATGGAAGCACCAATGGCAATGATGCTATCTCACATTTGACTGCATCAGAGGACGAGATTGTAAAGGCTGTTGTTGTAATACCTACACATGACAGAAGTATTTTCAATAATATTGTTAAATTTACAAATAAGTATTTCCAAAAAAATAGAGTATTCATGGAAGTTTTGGATGAATATGAAAAAGCAGTAAATAAAATCGGTATGTCAATTAAAAAGTGTCTTCAGCCGGAAGTAGTCTGTCTGGACAATGAAGCAAAAATTTTTACTTTTGCATTTACTGTAAGTATGATTAAGTTCTTAGAGACTTTGGGAATTAAAACTGTTCAAGTAATTGCACCGGACAACTCTGAAATTATAATGGCAGCCTCAGAAAAAAGAAGAAGCCCTGAAGAATGTATACGTAAGGTATTAGAAAATAATGAAGAAGGTACTTTAAATGCTTCACAAGTAATTGATAGTAATTACATAATTAATTTAGGCAGAAGAGATTATTTAGATATTTTAGGCATACCTGATGAACAAGCCGGAATTTTCAATATTTTAGAAGATGAATCCTTTGATACTGACAGTGTTAATACATTGATATCAAAAATTTATGTTAAAGGCGGTAAGATAAATTTTAATGCAATTTATTCTGATTCAGAGAGAAAGACATCACTGCCTACATATTCATTTCAGCCGAAAAGCTACTGGAATCGAAAGAAGCTTAAAGATGTGAGCAGGGAAGAAATTGTCGCCGTAACCGAAGCTAAACATGATGTTCAAAAGGCACAGGATTATTTTTATAAGTGGTTCTGGCAGGAGGTTAAGGAAAATACCCCTCTAACTTTTGAAAATAGCTTTGTATGGGTTGTCTTTTGTGATAAACAAGAGCTTTATGCGAATATTAGGGAAAGCCTGAAAACTAGAAATCAAAAGGTAATTTTAGTGTTTGCTGACGATAAATACTATAAAAAAGACAGCTGCAACTATACTATAAATTCTTACCTTGAGGAAGACTATAAGGTTTTATTTAAAGATATAATAAAAGATTTTGGAAGAGTAGACACGGTAATAAATCTTTGGGCATACACAAATACGGAATTCCAAGAAACCACCTATGCCAGTGTATATGGCCTTTTAGGAATAGCTTTAGGATTGAATGCTAATCTAAAAGGAAATACAGAAGTAAACTTAATTTCTATCACTAATCACAGTTTAGAAGTAGAGGATATTGATAAAGGTAAAATCAGTGTAGGTGGCTATCCGGTTCACATGCTGTCTAGACTAATATCAGCCGAAATAAAAAATATAGCGGCCAGAAGTATTGATTTTAATGGTTTGGAGGCTTCTAAAGAAGTAGTGGAAGACGTTATTTTCAAATATTCACTTACGAAGAACGGTTTTAGTGAATTGGCCTACAGACATGGAAAAGCCTATATAAGAATGCTGAAAAAAAATACTCTTCAAAAACCTGAAATTCTAAATTCAGTATGGAAAGATGGAGGGGTATATGTAATTACAGGCGGTGCAACAGGTATAGGTGCAGAAATAGGCCTGCATATAGCAAAAAAGGTAAAGGCTGCAGTAATCTTAATCGGAAGAACCAAACTTCCTGAAAAGTCAGAATTTAGAGAGTATTTGGAGCGGGGAGATCAAAAGGCTGTTATTGAGAAAATAGAAAATATCATAAAAATCCAAGAGGCAGGAGCCAAGGTTGAATACTATAATGGTGATATTTCAGACGAATTAAAAACAATAGAAATATTAGATAATATAAGCAAAAGGTTTGGGCATATAACAGGTATTTTACATTGCGCAGGAGCTAAAAGAGATGGGATTATAACAGCGAAGTCTTTCAAGGATTTCCAGTATGCCATAGCTGCAAAGGTTTCGGGAATCAGTAATATTAAAAAAGCCATTGAGGGTAAGTCTGTTGACTTTGTGGTAGCCTTTTCGTCAATTGCAGCTCTTTATGGAACTCCGGGACAAAGTGACTATTCTTCAGCCAATGCTTTAATGGATGCATTTATAAATGATTGGTCGGGTAATACGGAAACTTTTGTTACTTCTATCAATTGGACGTTGTGGGACGGAGCGGGTATGGATATACCATTACTTGCAAAACGAAAAATGGAAAACGATGGTTTATTACCCTTGGAAATAAGTGACGGTATAACAGCACTTGAAAGGTTATTACAAGATAGAAAAGCGTCTAATTACATTGTAATGAAGCTTTCAGAATCGGACAAATTTATAAAAGATTTATTTGAATCGAAGATGAGAAATCCTATGTCAGATAAAAATGGATTATTTTTATCCGGTACACAGAGCAGTAAAAATATGTCGGTACATAAAACAACCAATACCTTTGAAAAAGAGACTAAAGAATTTCTTCTAAAGATGTTATCTGAATTATTGTACCTCGAGGCTACAGATATTGATACAAGCAGAGGGTTAGATGAATACGGTATGGATTCATTGGCTATAAAAGAGGCTTTGGCGGCTTTGGAAAAACAATATGATACTGTACTAGAGCCATCTTTGTTTGAAGAAAATCCTACAATAGATAAACTGGTTGTTTATTTGGCTGACAGGTTAAGCAAAAACATTCAATATCAAACTGAGGAAGCTTTTAATAATAGTGGAGAAAGTGAAATATCTGAAGATATTGCAACAGATTCTGATGAAGATAAAATAGAGCATTTACTCTGTAAATTATATGAAGGGACAATTAATACAAAAGATGCAAAGGAAAAAATAGCACGGCTATTAAGTGTCTCCGAAGATTAA